One Streptomyces fagopyri DNA window includes the following coding sequences:
- a CDS encoding AMP-binding protein, translating to MTTTADAAFASLGELLSRQAAARPRAAALHAPGRPVLDYGALDTLVSRAGEQLNRAGIGRGHRVAIVLPNGPDMAVAFLAVAAHACAAPLNPAYKQEEFAFHLDDMGADALLVEEGSDSPAIEVARAHGIRIIELIARPADPAGTFELHCADPGPEPARSGRAGRDETALVLHTSGTTSRPKLVPLTHANLSAAARNTCAAFGISEDDRCLNMMPLFHAHGLTSTLLATLAGGGGIVCAPGFSDTGFFTWLREFDPTWYSAVPTMHQALLAVAGDHTATLSAARLRFIRSASAPLPGPVLNALEDAFGVPVIEAYGMTEAGSLATANPLPPGARKLRSVGLPVGEPVAVLDRDGRPRPAGSSGEIAIRGENVMAGYEDNPEANRQAFTGGWLRTGDEGWLDEDGYLYISGRTKEIINRGGSKVTPAEIDEVLAGHPAVKLAVAFAVPHPTLGEDVAVAVVPRPDTHVTERDIREFTSLHLADFKVPSRVFLVADVPRTPAGKVQRLKLAESLAATGPVQRSGDRPRGPMERLIADVWSEALGRDHVGPDDNFFDLGGNSLLLARVAGRLKQLLDRELPLVVLTMYPTVGALADHLSHAATDSPDPDRTPGRTRSKESVRHNHGKERLLRQRAVRGHDEREAR from the coding sequence ATGACCACGACCGCCGACGCTGCTTTTGCCAGCCTGGGAGAGTTGCTGAGCCGTCAGGCCGCCGCCCGGCCGCGGGCTGCCGCCCTCCATGCCCCAGGCCGTCCCGTCCTGGATTACGGGGCTCTCGACACACTGGTCAGCCGGGCAGGAGAACAGCTCAACAGAGCCGGTATCGGGCGCGGGCACCGTGTGGCAATCGTGCTGCCCAACGGGCCGGACATGGCGGTCGCCTTCCTGGCTGTCGCAGCCCACGCGTGTGCCGCCCCCCTCAACCCCGCCTACAAGCAGGAGGAGTTCGCCTTCCATCTCGACGACATGGGGGCCGACGCCCTGCTCGTCGAGGAGGGCAGCGACTCCCCGGCCATCGAGGTCGCCCGGGCACACGGCATACGGATCATCGAGCTGATCGCCCGGCCGGCCGACCCCGCCGGCACCTTCGAACTGCACTGCGCCGATCCGGGGCCCGAGCCCGCCCGGTCCGGCCGCGCGGGACGGGACGAGACCGCGCTGGTCCTGCACACTTCCGGCACCACCTCGCGGCCCAAGCTGGTCCCGCTGACCCACGCCAACCTGAGTGCCGCGGCACGCAACACATGCGCAGCCTTCGGAATCAGTGAGGACGACCGCTGTCTGAACATGATGCCGCTGTTCCACGCGCACGGCCTCACCAGCACCCTTCTGGCCACCCTCGCCGGCGGCGGCGGAATCGTCTGCGCACCGGGGTTCAGCGACACCGGGTTCTTCACCTGGCTGCGGGAGTTCGACCCCACCTGGTACTCGGCCGTCCCCACCATGCACCAGGCACTGCTGGCCGTGGCCGGTGACCACACCGCCACACTGTCGGCCGCACGGCTGCGCTTCATCCGCTCGGCATCGGCCCCTCTGCCGGGGCCGGTACTCAACGCGCTGGAGGACGCCTTCGGGGTGCCCGTGATCGAGGCGTACGGAATGACCGAGGCCGGATCGCTGGCCACAGCCAATCCACTGCCGCCCGGCGCCCGCAAGCTGAGGTCCGTCGGTCTGCCAGTGGGGGAGCCCGTCGCCGTACTCGACCGGGACGGGCGGCCGCGACCGGCTGGAAGCAGCGGGGAGATCGCCATCCGGGGCGAGAACGTCATGGCCGGCTACGAGGACAACCCGGAGGCCAACCGACAGGCGTTCACCGGCGGTTGGCTGCGCACCGGCGATGAAGGATGGCTCGACGAGGACGGCTACCTGTATATCTCCGGGCGGACCAAGGAGATCATCAACCGGGGCGGCTCCAAGGTGACCCCCGCCGAGATCGACGAGGTATTGGCAGGCCATCCGGCGGTCAAGCTCGCGGTTGCTTTCGCCGTACCGCACCCCACGCTGGGCGAGGACGTGGCTGTCGCCGTGGTGCCCCGGCCGGACACCCACGTCACCGAACGCGACATCCGCGAGTTCACCTCCCTCCACCTGGCGGACTTCAAGGTCCCGAGCAGGGTCTTCCTGGTCGCGGACGTCCCCAGGACACCTGCGGGAAAGGTGCAGCGGCTGAAGCTCGCCGAGTCGCTGGCGGCCACAGGACCCGTGCAGCGGTCCGGAGACCGGCCCCGGGGCCCGATGGAGCGACTCATCGCCGACGTCTGGTCCGAGGCGCTCGGACGTGATCACGTGGGCCCGGACGACAACTTCTTCGACCTCGGCGGAAACTCGCTGTTGCTGGCCCGGGTGGCCGGACGGTTGAAGCAGCTGCTGGACCGTGAACTGCCCCTCGTCGTGCTGACCATGTACCCGACCGTGGGCGCCCTGGCGGATCACCTGTCCCATGCCGCTACTGACTCCCCGGACCCCGACCGCACCCCGGGCCGGACCCGGTCGAAGGAGTCGGTCCGGCACAACCACGGCAAGGAGCGCCTGCTCCGCCAGCGCGCGGTCCGCGGACACGACGAGAGGGAGGCCCGCTGA
- a CDS encoding acyl carrier protein: protein MTTHDNKPAIRAFLAQYFGEHRLADDADIFATGLVNSLFVMQLVLFVEGEFGMAVEDDDLEMENFSSVDAIDALITRKRSAAVSR from the coding sequence ATGACCACGCACGACAACAAGCCCGCCATCCGCGCCTTCCTTGCCCAGTACTTCGGCGAACACCGGCTCGCCGACGACGCGGACATCTTCGCCACCGGCCTCGTCAACTCCCTCTTCGTGATGCAGCTCGTCCTCTTCGTCGAGGGGGAGTTCGGCATGGCCGTCGAGGACGACGACCTGGAAATGGAGAACTTCAGCAGCGTCGATGCCATTGACGCGCTGATCACCCGCAAGCGCTCCGCGGCCGTCAGCCGCTGA
- a CDS encoding type I polyketide synthase, whose protein sequence is MTHPTAPGTADVETGLEIAVIGMSCRFPGAADTERFWENIRSGTESITVHSRDELLAAGVSEALLDDPDFVPAQGVLEGADLFDADFFGINPKEADLMDPQHRLLLESAWQAVEDAGYDPRGVPGPTGVYAGSYYNTYVNNLDGHIDPNDADEVFARNIANEKDYLATRIAYKLDLDGPAVTVQTACSTSLVAVHLACQALLSGSCDTALAGGVTVRAEQTGYVYQPGGIFSADGHCRPFDASAQGTVAANGAGVVVLKRLRDALADGDPVRAVIKGSAIGNDGAGRVGFTAPGVAGQARVVQAAWDMAEADPATASYVEAHGSATPVGDPIEIEALTRVFAATGAAPGACAIGSVKGNIGHTHAASGIAGLIKTVLALQHRQLPPSLHFDTPNPAIDFGSGPFRVHTRLTPWHRGNGPRRAGVSSFGMGGTGAHVVLEEAPPGFAPTAGRGRQVLPVSARTAAALDTAVEQLADRLEAEPPAALTSVARTLQEGRHDFTHRRLVVARDPAEAAAALRNREPRLVRDGHHEGAPPPLAFLLPGLGEQRPGMGRELYDSEPVFRAAIDLCADGFRTHLGRDLRQLLYPERPPAADDPGPMDLRRLLGRGPAQADPVRTELDRTLFAQPATFAVEYALARLWQSWGVRPDALIGYSLGEYVAACLAGVLSLDDALLLVAHRARLIDGLPEGAMLAVPLPEEHLRPLLDGGLSLAAVNGPALCVVAGTQERIGELQARLTERATAVRRLRTTHAFHSHLMAPLMEDFAEIVAEVSLHRPAVPYVSTITGDWVTGSQEPDRGLWVRHLVEPVRFAEAVARLWAEPGRALLEVGPGQSLSSLALQARAAGAPPGRAFASLPGEFDRQSEEQHLLGTAGSLWAAGVELDWAAVRGDDAASPRVPLPTYPFQRRRHWIAPRRTDGPPPVRSLAKKPDLADWFHVPVWEPLAPLVAPSPGHHADRSWLLFTDDQGTGEGLAERLTAAGHRVTTVRRGTGWCRLPERRYRIDPASEEDYRELVESLYREGDFPQHVVHLWSVGAQHDTDTTIEHGFSSILRFNRAAVAVAAGRPVDLTVVTSDAYAVLGNEQTAPEKATAAAVSLVLPLEQPESACRAVDISLPGGGRSTPADMDRLFAEVLHGGEHRQVALRGRGRWTRGHRPVRLETAGPDRSALRHQGVYLLTGGLGGMSLAIARHLAESVAARLVLVGRTALPPRESWDEVLAQPLGAAPVDTAAVDRVRAVRELEGLGAEVMVVTADVTDQEAMEQATEAAVARFGAVHGIVHAAGLPGAGLAQLKDIDEAQRVLAPKIHGGRIVDTLARRLRPDFTVLCSSTLALTGGIGQVDYVAANAFLDALAHHTDATGSPRVVSVNWDGWQESGMAARLIGAGAPEPGRRGPVDHPLLGECLTDDGVTAVYRVPLSVADNWLIDEHRMAGNAVVPGTGHLELVRAVYEHQSGSSAGVELTDVTFLAPVVVGEEQRRELRIVLDKQRTPFGFTVAGRETDATAGTDTDWQVHVTGRVGPAEPVERRRHDVDALIANAAMRDLGAVEHTGPMGFGPRSRCLRRVHLGATEALAELELPAEFAADLERIRLHPSLLDLAAGFHGMNLAREFRIPLSYGRLVLSAPLPRRIYSHHRFRETDLPGKETFTADFTLLDETGLEVARVDGFVLKRVAALSDRLTSLRDGTSQEVEPYRFPAPARPAGNGPLRDHLEQGILPSQGVEALLRVLASDVGPQIAVVAKDLDAVAADIARGGADRPIEATPEGGSAHPRPGVASRYQAPRDEIEDRLAALWAEMLGLDRVGVHDNFFELGGHSLLGLQLVARIRRRFGADLPLSALFDALTVAELASSLRTDGAPGPDAARTP, encoded by the coding sequence ATGACGCATCCGACCGCCCCCGGAACCGCGGATGTCGAGACAGGGCTGGAGATCGCCGTCATCGGCATGTCCTGCCGCTTCCCCGGAGCCGCGGACACCGAGCGCTTCTGGGAGAACATCCGTTCCGGCACCGAATCGATCACCGTCCACTCCCGCGACGAACTGCTGGCAGCAGGAGTGTCCGAGGCGCTGCTCGACGACCCCGACTTCGTCCCCGCGCAAGGAGTGCTGGAGGGAGCCGACCTGTTCGACGCCGACTTCTTCGGGATCAATCCCAAGGAAGCCGACCTGATGGACCCCCAGCACCGCCTTCTGCTGGAGTCTGCCTGGCAGGCCGTTGAGGACGCGGGCTACGACCCGAGAGGGGTCCCGGGCCCGACCGGGGTCTACGCCGGCTCGTACTACAACACCTACGTCAACAACCTGGACGGCCACATCGATCCGAACGACGCCGACGAGGTCTTCGCCCGCAACATCGCCAACGAGAAGGACTACCTGGCCACTCGAATCGCCTACAAACTCGACCTCGACGGCCCGGCGGTGACCGTCCAGACCGCCTGCTCGACCTCCCTGGTCGCCGTCCACCTGGCCTGCCAGGCGCTGCTCAGCGGGTCATGTGACACGGCCCTCGCGGGCGGTGTCACCGTCCGGGCGGAGCAGACCGGGTACGTGTACCAGCCCGGCGGCATCTTCTCCGCCGACGGGCACTGCCGCCCCTTCGACGCCTCGGCCCAGGGCACCGTCGCCGCCAACGGAGCCGGTGTGGTGGTCCTGAAGCGGCTCCGGGACGCCCTGGCCGACGGCGACCCGGTACGCGCGGTCATCAAGGGATCGGCGATCGGGAACGACGGCGCCGGACGCGTCGGATTCACCGCACCGGGCGTGGCCGGCCAGGCCCGCGTGGTCCAGGCCGCCTGGGACATGGCCGAGGCCGATCCCGCCACCGCTTCCTACGTCGAGGCGCACGGCAGCGCCACACCGGTCGGCGACCCGATCGAGATCGAGGCGCTCACCCGGGTCTTCGCGGCCACGGGCGCCGCACCCGGCGCCTGCGCCATCGGCTCGGTCAAAGGCAACATCGGGCACACCCACGCAGCCTCCGGCATCGCCGGACTGATCAAGACAGTGCTCGCCCTGCAGCACCGGCAACTCCCGCCCAGCCTCCACTTCGACACGCCGAACCCCGCGATCGACTTCGGCAGCGGCCCTTTCCGCGTCCACACCCGCCTGACGCCCTGGCATCGTGGCAACGGCCCACGCCGTGCCGGAGTGAGCTCCTTCGGCATGGGCGGCACCGGCGCCCACGTCGTGCTGGAAGAGGCCCCACCCGGATTCGCCCCGACGGCGGGACGCGGCCGGCAGGTCCTGCCGGTGTCCGCGCGCACCGCCGCCGCCCTCGACACCGCCGTCGAGCAGCTCGCCGACCGGCTCGAGGCTGAGCCCCCCGCCGCGCTCACCTCCGTGGCTCGCACCCTGCAAGAGGGGCGTCACGACTTCACCCACCGGCGTCTGGTCGTGGCCAGGGACCCCGCCGAAGCCGCTGCTGCTCTGCGGAACCGGGAGCCCCGCTTGGTGCGCGACGGGCACCACGAGGGCGCGCCGCCCCCACTGGCGTTCCTGCTGCCCGGGCTGGGCGAGCAGCGCCCCGGGATGGGGCGCGAGCTCTACGACAGCGAACCGGTCTTCCGCGCCGCGATCGACCTGTGCGCCGACGGATTCCGGACGCACCTCGGGAGAGACCTGCGACAGCTGCTCTACCCCGAGCGGCCGCCGGCGGCCGACGACCCTGGCCCAATGGACCTGCGGCGCCTGCTCGGCCGAGGCCCCGCGCAGGCGGACCCCGTCCGCACGGAGCTGGACCGGACCCTGTTTGCCCAGCCGGCCACGTTCGCGGTCGAGTACGCCCTGGCACGGCTGTGGCAGTCCTGGGGTGTGCGGCCCGATGCCCTGATCGGCTACAGCCTGGGTGAGTACGTTGCGGCCTGCCTGGCCGGCGTGCTCTCCCTCGACGACGCCCTTCTGCTCGTGGCCCACCGGGCCCGCCTGATCGACGGGCTGCCCGAAGGGGCGATGCTCGCGGTGCCGCTGCCCGAGGAGCATCTCCGCCCGCTTCTGGACGGCGGCCTGTCGCTGGCCGCGGTCAACGGCCCGGCTCTGTGCGTGGTCGCGGGCACACAGGAGCGGATCGGTGAACTCCAGGCACGGCTGACGGAACGGGCGACCGCGGTCCGCCGGCTGCGCACCACCCATGCCTTCCACTCCCACTTGATGGCCCCGCTCATGGAGGATTTCGCAGAGATCGTCGCGGAGGTGAGCCTGCACCGGCCGGCCGTTCCGTACGTCTCCACCATCACCGGCGACTGGGTGACCGGATCGCAGGAGCCGGACCGCGGCCTGTGGGTGCGTCACCTGGTGGAGCCCGTGCGCTTCGCGGAGGCGGTCGCCCGGTTGTGGGCGGAACCCGGACGCGCGCTGCTGGAGGTCGGCCCGGGCCAGTCACTGAGCAGCCTTGCCCTGCAGGCCCGGGCGGCCGGCGCTCCCCCGGGCAGGGCGTTCGCGTCGCTGCCGGGCGAGTTCGACCGACAGAGCGAGGAACAGCACCTGCTCGGGACGGCCGGCTCGCTGTGGGCGGCCGGAGTGGAACTGGACTGGGCCGCCGTGCGCGGCGACGACGCCGCCTCTCCTCGGGTGCCGCTGCCGACGTATCCCTTCCAGCGACGGCGGCACTGGATCGCCCCACGGCGGACGGACGGGCCGCCTCCCGTACGGTCCTTGGCGAAGAAACCTGACCTCGCCGATTGGTTCCACGTCCCGGTGTGGGAGCCGCTGGCGCCTCTCGTCGCCCCGTCACCCGGCCACCACGCCGATCGCTCGTGGCTGCTGTTCACCGACGACCAGGGCACCGGGGAGGGGCTTGCGGAGCGGCTGACCGCGGCCGGACACCGGGTGACCACCGTCAGGCGCGGGACCGGCTGGTGCCGTCTCCCGGAGCGGCGCTACCGGATCGACCCGGCCTCGGAGGAGGACTACCGCGAGCTGGTCGAATCCCTGTACCGCGAGGGGGACTTCCCTCAGCACGTGGTGCACCTGTGGTCGGTCGGCGCACAGCACGACACGGACACGACGATCGAGCACGGATTCTCCAGCATCCTGCGGTTCAACCGTGCGGCCGTCGCGGTCGCCGCAGGTCGGCCCGTGGATCTCACCGTGGTCACCAGCGACGCTTACGCCGTGCTCGGAAACGAGCAGACCGCCCCGGAGAAGGCGACCGCGGCGGCAGTCAGCCTCGTCCTGCCGCTGGAACAACCGGAATCTGCCTGCCGCGCTGTCGACATCTCTCTCCCGGGAGGCGGCCGGTCCACGCCCGCGGACATGGACCGGCTGTTCGCCGAAGTCCTGCACGGAGGCGAACACCGGCAGGTCGCCCTTCGCGGAAGAGGGCGCTGGACGCGCGGCCACCGCCCGGTACGTCTGGAGACAGCCGGCCCGGACCGCTCGGCGCTGCGGCACCAGGGCGTGTACCTGCTGACCGGGGGCTTGGGAGGAATGAGCCTGGCGATCGCCCGACACCTCGCAGAATCCGTCGCGGCCAGGCTCGTCCTGGTCGGCCGCACCGCGCTGCCGCCCCGCGAGAGCTGGGACGAAGTCCTTGCGCAGCCCCTGGGCGCCGCACCCGTGGACACAGCGGCCGTCGACCGGGTGAGGGCGGTCCGCGAGCTGGAGGGTCTCGGCGCCGAGGTCATGGTCGTGACGGCGGACGTCACCGACCAGGAAGCGATGGAGCAGGCAACCGAGGCGGCCGTAGCGCGGTTCGGTGCGGTTCACGGCATTGTGCACGCCGCCGGCCTGCCGGGAGCGGGCCTGGCCCAGCTCAAGGACATCGACGAGGCGCAACGGGTGCTCGCACCCAAGATCCATGGAGGACGGATCGTCGACACCCTGGCCCGCAGACTGCGACCGGACTTCACCGTCCTGTGCTCCTCCACACTGGCACTCACCGGCGGCATCGGGCAGGTCGACTACGTCGCGGCCAACGCGTTCCTGGACGCACTGGCCCACCACACGGACGCCACCGGAAGCCCGCGGGTCGTGTCGGTCAACTGGGACGGTTGGCAGGAGTCCGGTATGGCCGCCCGCCTGATCGGGGCCGGCGCCCCCGAGCCCGGGCGCCGGGGGCCGGTGGACCACCCCCTGCTGGGGGAATGCCTGACCGACGACGGCGTCACGGCGGTGTACCGCGTGCCGCTGTCCGTCGCGGACAACTGGCTGATCGATGAGCACCGCATGGCGGGCAACGCCGTGGTGCCGGGCACCGGCCACCTGGAGCTGGTCCGCGCCGTCTACGAACACCAGAGTGGCAGCTCGGCCGGCGTGGAGCTGACGGATGTGACCTTTCTGGCACCCGTCGTGGTGGGTGAGGAACAGCGCCGCGAGCTGCGGATCGTGCTGGACAAGCAGCGCACGCCGTTCGGGTTCACGGTGGCCGGCCGGGAGACGGACGCAACAGCGGGGACCGACACCGACTGGCAGGTGCATGTGACCGGCAGGGTGGGTCCGGCAGAGCCTGTCGAACGGCGTCGGCACGATGTGGACGCCCTCATCGCGAACGCGGCCATGCGGGACCTGGGAGCTGTCGAGCACACCGGGCCCATGGGCTTCGGTCCCCGCTCCCGGTGCCTGCGCCGGGTCCACCTCGGGGCGACCGAGGCGCTGGCCGAACTCGAACTACCCGCTGAATTCGCCGCGGACCTCGAGCGGATCCGCCTGCACCCCTCGTTGCTGGATCTGGCCGCCGGATTCCACGGCATGAACCTCGCCCGGGAGTTCCGCATCCCGCTGTCCTACGGGCGGCTGGTGCTGTCGGCTCCCCTACCGCGTCGGATCTACAGCCACCACCGCTTCCGTGAGACCGATCTGCCTGGCAAGGAAACGTTCACGGCCGACTTCACTCTGCTGGACGAGACCGGTCTGGAGGTTGCACGCGTCGACGGCTTCGTCCTCAAGCGCGTCGCGGCACTGAGTGACCGGCTGACGTCCCTGCGGGACGGCACCTCACAAGAGGTGGAGCCCTACCGGTTCCCGGCTCCGGCCCGGCCGGCCGGCAACGGACCGCTGCGCGACCACCTGGAGCAGGGCATCCTGCCGTCACAGGGCGTCGAGGCACTGCTACGAGTGCTTGCCTCGGACGTCGGACCACAGATCGCGGTCGTCGCGAAGGACCTCGACGCGGTCGCGGCCGATATCGCCCGCGGCGGAGCCGACCGGCCCATCGAGGCAACGCCCGAAGGCGGAAGTGCGCACCCCCGCCCGGGGGTGGCTAGCCGTTACCAGGCGCCGCGTGACGAGATCGAAGACCGTCTTGCCGCGCTCTGGGCCGAAATGCTGGGACTCGACCGCGTCGGTGTCCACGACAACTTCTTCGAACTCGGTGGGCACTCCCTGCTCGGCCTGCAACTCGTCGCGCGGATCCGACGGCGGTTCGGAGCGGACCTCCCGCTCAGCGCCCTCTTCGACGCGCTCACCGTGGCCGAGCTCGCGTCCTCGCTGCGCACCGACGGCGCGCCGGGCCCGGACGCAGCCCGAACACCATGA
- a CDS encoding 3-hydroxyacyl-CoA dehydrogenase family protein, producing MTKSTPTVGVVGAGVMGTGLAQALATTGHEVILVDRSEDVLASAERSIEQGLRLARLLGAKGPREDRGTVLKRISCTTDYEGFERADFVIENVTEDWETKRSVYERIDPLCPPHCVFAANTSVIPVTRIAGATSRPDRVVGMHFMNPVPLKHTVEVIRGHHTSDETLRAAARLLAGMGKEQVVVQDSPGFVSNRVLMLTVNEAMYLVHEGVATAAEVDRIFKTCFGHPMGPLETADLIGLDTILQSVEGLYQAFSDSKYRPCPLLRRMVDAGLLGRKSGEGFFSYAITRP from the coding sequence ATGACCAAGAGCACACCGACAGTCGGCGTGGTGGGCGCCGGAGTGATGGGCACAGGCCTCGCCCAGGCACTGGCCACCACCGGCCACGAGGTGATCCTCGTGGACCGGAGCGAGGATGTCCTCGCGAGCGCGGAGCGCAGCATCGAACAGGGACTGCGCCTCGCGCGGCTGCTTGGCGCGAAGGGACCGCGCGAGGACCGGGGGACGGTGCTGAAGCGGATCTCCTGCACGACCGACTACGAGGGCTTCGAGCGGGCCGACTTCGTCATCGAGAACGTCACGGAGGACTGGGAGACCAAGCGGAGTGTGTACGAGCGAATCGACCCGCTCTGCCCGCCGCACTGCGTCTTCGCCGCCAACACCTCCGTCATCCCCGTCACCCGCATCGCGGGAGCCACCTCCCGCCCGGACCGGGTAGTGGGCATGCACTTCATGAACCCGGTCCCCCTCAAGCACACCGTCGAGGTGATCCGCGGCCACCACACGAGTGATGAAACCCTGCGGGCCGCCGCCCGACTGCTCGCCGGCATGGGCAAAGAACAGGTGGTGGTGCAGGACTCCCCGGGATTCGTCTCCAACCGGGTCTTGATGCTCACTGTGAACGAGGCCATGTACCTCGTCCACGAGGGCGTGGCCACGGCGGCTGAGGTCGACCGGATTTTCAAGACCTGCTTCGGCCACCCCATGGGCCCGCTGGAGACGGCCGACCTCATCGGCCTCGACACCATTCTGCAGTCCGTCGAAGGCCTCTATCAGGCCTTCAGCGACAGCAAGTACCGGCCGTGCCCCCTGCTCAGGCGCATGGTCGACGCCGGCCTGCTCGGCCGCAAGAGCGGCGAGGGCTTCTTCAGCTACGCCATCACCCGCCCCTGA
- a CDS encoding acyl-CoA dehydrogenase family protein, with amino-acid sequence MATRVQLSRAQTEARETYESFARDHIAPFANDWDLKGELPEDFLAAFAGDGHLGAIVPAAYGGRETDPITFGLLNEETGRACSSVRSLVTVHSMVAHAVTRWGNERQRARWLPRLATGGSVGAFALTEPGAGSDVQGLAATARRTDDGFVLNGEKRWITFGRRADVYLLFARLEGRPTAFLVERRNPGLDVRPVEGVLGTRASMLADLSLTDCRVPADAVLGRPGFGLAAVAADALELGRYSVAWGCVGLSQACLDASLDYAEQRQQFGARLRDHQLVQRMLADMATGTSASRLLCQQAGWLRASGDQQGVHATWLAKYFATTTAFRAASDAVQIHGARGCGGEYPVQRYLRDAKVMEIIEGSTELQQTTIAGSAYQNHAASSSFTAPAAMAEAAGQEART; translated from the coding sequence ATGGCCACACGCGTACAGCTTTCCCGCGCCCAGACGGAGGCACGGGAGACCTACGAATCATTCGCCCGCGATCACATCGCGCCCTTCGCCAACGACTGGGACCTCAAGGGCGAACTGCCCGAAGACTTCCTCGCCGCCTTCGCCGGGGACGGGCACCTGGGCGCCATCGTCCCTGCCGCCTACGGCGGCCGCGAGACCGACCCGATCACCTTCGGACTGCTCAACGAGGAGACAGGCAGGGCCTGCTCCTCCGTCCGCAGCCTGGTCACCGTCCACAGCATGGTGGCGCATGCCGTCACTCGGTGGGGCAACGAGAGACAGCGCGCGCGATGGCTGCCACGGCTGGCGACCGGCGGGAGTGTCGGCGCCTTCGCGCTCACCGAACCCGGCGCCGGTAGCGATGTGCAGGGCCTGGCGGCCACGGCACGACGTACCGACGACGGCTTCGTCCTGAACGGCGAGAAGCGGTGGATCACCTTCGGCCGCCGCGCCGACGTGTACCTGCTCTTCGCCCGGCTCGAAGGCCGTCCGACGGCGTTCCTGGTGGAGCGCCGCAATCCCGGCCTCGATGTCCGGCCGGTCGAGGGTGTCCTGGGCACACGAGCCTCGATGCTCGCCGACCTGAGCCTGACCGACTGCCGAGTACCGGCGGACGCTGTTCTCGGCAGGCCCGGCTTCGGGCTGGCGGCAGTCGCCGCCGACGCCCTCGAACTGGGCCGCTACAGCGTGGCCTGGGGCTGCGTCGGCCTGTCCCAGGCATGCCTTGACGCCTCGCTGGACTATGCCGAACAACGGCAGCAGTTCGGCGCCCGCCTGCGGGACCACCAGCTGGTGCAGCGCATGCTCGCCGACATGGCGACCGGCACCAGCGCCTCCCGCCTGCTGTGCCAGCAGGCGGGGTGGTTGAGGGCGTCAGGAGACCAGCAGGGCGTCCACGCAACCTGGCTGGCCAAGTACTTCGCCACAACCACCGCCTTCCGTGCCGCCTCCGACGCCGTACAGATCCACGGCGCCCGCGGTTGCGGCGGGGAGTACCCCGTGCAGCGCTACCTCCGGGACGCCAAGGTCATGGAGATCATCGAAGGAAGCACCGAACTCCAGCAGACGACGATCGCCGGCTCCGCCTACCAGAACCATGCGGCGTCCAGCTCATTCACCGCTCCGGCCGCCATGGCCGAAGCTGCCGGACAGGAGGCCCGGACATGA